A genomic region of Arachis hypogaea cultivar Tifrunner chromosome 5, arahy.Tifrunner.gnm2.J5K5, whole genome shotgun sequence contains the following coding sequences:
- the LOC112802580 gene encoding uncharacterized protein produces MANRWLRPEVYPLFAAVGVAVGICGFQLVRNICINPEVRVSKQNRAAGVLENFDEGEKYAENFLRKFSRNRAPEIMPSINSFFADPNRG; encoded by the exons ATGGCAAACCGCTGGCTTAGACCCGAG GTGTACCCTCTGTTTGCAGCCGTTGGAGTTGCGGTTGGGATCTGCGGATTCCAATTGGTTCGTAACATCTGCATCAATCCTGAAGTCAG AGTGAGCAAGCAGAACAGGGCTGCAGGAGTGCTCGAGAACTTTGATGAGGGAGAAAAGTATGCTGAGAACTTTCTGAGGAAGTTTTCACGCAACAGGGCGCCGGAGATTATGCCCTCCATCAACAGCTTTTTCGCCGATCCAAACCGCGGTTAA